A stretch of Desulfotalea psychrophila LSv54 DNA encodes these proteins:
- a CDS encoding (Fe-S)-binding protein, translating into MSDLKKLADQLMELDDQMASCMKCGMCQAVCPVFAETMHEGDVTRGKIALLEQLAREMIKDSDQVNEKLTKCLLCGSCAAACPSGVHIMDIFINARVIVTTYKGLHPLKKIIFRGFLTRPKLFDFLTLVSAQFQNIFVHKEDAAAATNSCSLLTPLLGKRHFGSLAKRPFRLDYPQLDTPAGKSGVKIAFFPGCVVDKMSPHIGHAAMKIFKHHGVGVFLPKGQACCGIPTLASGETKAFIALMRQNVQAFDNKDFDYIITPCGTCTDTIKELWIKMIDDEDAIFKEKVTRLAAKAMDINEFIVNVLGVKEPAEKPVGGKVVTYHDPCHLAKSLKVTSQPRTLLKLNPSYEFKEMTDANKCCGNGGTFNLFHYDLSKQIGMHKADNIRAVKADVVSTGCPACMMQLADVLSQSGGGVEVRHVIEIYAESLP; encoded by the coding sequence ATGTCTGATCTTAAAAAATTAGCCGATCAGCTCATGGAACTCGATGACCAGATGGCCTCCTGCATGAAATGCGGCATGTGCCAAGCGGTCTGTCCAGTCTTTGCTGAAACCATGCATGAAGGTGATGTTACTCGGGGCAAGATCGCATTACTTGAGCAACTTGCTCGTGAAATGATCAAGGATTCAGATCAGGTGAATGAGAAACTGACCAAATGCCTCCTCTGTGGCTCCTGTGCAGCGGCCTGCCCCAGTGGCGTACATATCATGGACATCTTTATCAATGCCCGCGTTATTGTCACCACCTACAAGGGTCTCCATCCGCTGAAGAAGATCATATTCCGAGGGTTTTTAACCCGCCCAAAACTCTTTGATTTTCTTACCTTGGTAAGTGCACAGTTTCAAAACATTTTTGTTCATAAGGAAGATGCGGCTGCAGCCACAAACAGCTGTAGCCTCCTCACTCCGTTACTGGGCAAAAGACACTTCGGCTCTCTGGCCAAGCGACCCTTTCGACTGGATTATCCACAGCTGGATACCCCGGCGGGCAAAAGCGGGGTGAAGATTGCCTTCTTCCCCGGTTGCGTTGTGGACAAGATGAGCCCCCATATCGGTCATGCTGCCATGAAGATCTTTAAGCATCATGGTGTTGGCGTATTTTTACCAAAAGGTCAGGCCTGCTGTGGCATCCCCACCCTCGCCTCCGGAGAGACCAAGGCCTTTATTGCCCTGATGAGACAAAATGTTCAGGCCTTTGACAACAAAGATTTTGACTATATCATCACCCCCTGCGGCACCTGTACAGATACCATAAAAGAGCTGTGGATCAAGATGATTGACGATGAAGATGCCATCTTCAAAGAAAAGGTAACCCGTCTTGCAGCCAAGGCCATGGATATCAATGAATTTATTGTTAATGTCCTCGGTGTTAAGGAGCCTGCTGAAAAACCAGTCGGCGGCAAGGTCGTCACCTACCATGACCCATGCCATCTGGCCAAGTCCCTTAAGGTTACCAGCCAACCACGGACCCTGCTCAAGTTGAATCCGTCCTATGAGTTCAAGGAAATGACCGATGCCAATAAGTGCTGTGGAAATGGTGGCACCTTTAATCTCTTCCACTACGACCTTTCAAAGCAGATAGGTATGCATAAGGCCGACAATATAAGGGCGGTTAAGGCAGATGTGGTCAGTACCGGTTGCCCGGCATGCATGATGCAACTTGCCGATGTCCTCTCCCAATCGGGTGGAGGAGTCGAGGTGCGTCACGTTATAGAAATTTACGCAGAATCATTACCATAG
- a CDS encoding lysozyme inhibitor LprI family protein: MKKRILLCIFLLFALPAQAEELITVPPAEKQDWQNFIDGAEDNYSMQARAAEAMHSLDSRIDEVVIKINRDLDQQAITLLKSNQTAWEKQICTKCIFLADSYRGGSHKGLAYGDCVIQEQKVRIAELKQMHEYRISP, translated from the coding sequence ATGAAAAAAAGAATTCTCCTCTGCATCTTCCTCTTATTTGCCCTTCCTGCCCAAGCTGAAGAGCTTATCACAGTTCCACCCGCTGAAAAACAGGACTGGCAAAACTTTATTGATGGCGCAGAGGATAATTACAGCATGCAAGCAAGGGCCGCCGAGGCCATGCATAGCCTTGATTCCAGAATCGATGAGGTAGTGATCAAGATCAACCGTGACCTCGACCAACAGGCCATCACCCTCCTTAAAAGCAACCAAACAGCTTGGGAAAAGCAGATCTGCACCAAATGCATTTTCTTGGCAGATTCCTATCGTGGCGGCAGCCACAAAGGTCTTGCCTATGGAGACTGCGTTATCCAGGAGCAAAAGGTACGAATAGCAGAGCTCAAGCAGATGCATGAGTATAGAATCTCACCCTAA
- a CDS encoding amino acid ABC transporter permease → MDPFYSQELIPALNRGLITSVMLIVPSAIFGLLGGVVIGTLRVFGNAPVRRLFNIYASVFRGVPLMVQLFILYYGLPNIGIYLDAYGAAVIGFILCSSAYNSEYIRGALQAIKSGQLKAGAALGMSKVQTIVWIVIPQAFRKALPGCGNEVIYLIKYSSLAYIVSCIELTGEARAIASQTFRFTEAFTVVACYYLILVTIASYILKRVEKRLEIPGFGIVK, encoded by the coding sequence ATGGATCCCTTTTATAGCCAGGAACTTATTCCCGCCCTCAACCGTGGACTCATTACCAGCGTAATGCTCATCGTCCCCTCGGCTATCTTCGGCCTGCTGGGCGGCGTTGTCATTGGCACCCTCCGGGTCTTCGGCAATGCCCCGGTTCGACGTCTTTTCAATATTTACGCCTCTGTTTTTCGGGGTGTTCCGCTTATGGTCCAGCTCTTTATCCTCTATTACGGCCTACCCAATATCGGCATCTATCTAGACGCCTATGGTGCCGCAGTCATTGGATTTATTCTCTGTAGTTCCGCCTACAATTCTGAATATATCAGGGGCGCACTGCAAGCAATCAAAAGCGGCCAGCTTAAGGCTGGAGCAGCACTTGGCATGAGCAAGGTACAAACCATTGTCTGGATCGTCATTCCCCAAGCCTTTCGCAAGGCCCTACCAGGATGCGGCAATGAGGTTATCTACCTGATAAAATACTCTTCTCTTGCTTATATTGTCAGCTGTATTGAGCTCACCGGTGAAGCCCGGGCTATAGCATCCCAAACCTTTCGCTTCACCGAGGCCTTCACCGTTGTCGCCTGCTACTATCTTATCCTGGTCACCATCGCCAGCTACATTCTAAAGAGGGTGGAAAAACGGCTTGAAATCCCCGGTTTTGGCATTGTCAAATAA
- a CDS encoding sigma-54-dependent transcriptional regulator — translation MNNILIIDNDVHVCETIASLVIRQKHQCTAAHTIASGLELLQSVKFDLVFLDVSLPDGNGLTFLTRIKESVGQPEVIILTGKSDVHGAEQAIQDGAWDFLVKPTSIEQITLSMKQALNFHHYKKDQLTSDPLNLDRIIGESPQMRTCYELVADAARSDANILINGETGTGKELFARTIHDNSARASREFVVVDCASLTETLIESTLFGYVKGAFTGAQTDKKGLIPLADKGTLFLDEIGELPISVQKSLLRVLQERSYRPVGESREYTSDFRLIAATNRDLKIMAAEGDFRQDLLYRIHTIQFCLPPLRRRTGDIRELTKFKLQQLSEQYQLEAKAVNSDFYEVLNNYDWPGNVRQLFNVIERAFIAAGNSETIYLMHLPPDLRVSMARSNLEKKEQPAPAEDAPQQGSTARAQDAELAMDTLPTLKVFKDETEKKYLEELTKRYLDNTHECLKISGLSRSHFYALLKKHNIQP, via the coding sequence ATGAATAACATTCTCATCATCGACAACGATGTTCACGTCTGCGAAACAATCGCCAGCCTTGTTATACGCCAAAAGCACCAGTGCACTGCTGCCCATACCATTGCCAGTGGCCTTGAGTTACTGCAGAGCGTCAAATTCGACCTGGTCTTCCTCGATGTATCCCTGCCCGACGGTAATGGTCTGACCTTTTTAACCAGAATAAAGGAGTCCGTTGGCCAACCAGAGGTCATTATCTTAACAGGCAAGAGTGATGTCCACGGGGCAGAGCAGGCCATTCAGGATGGTGCCTGGGATTTTCTGGTTAAACCCACCTCCATAGAACAGATCACACTCTCTATGAAACAGGCCCTTAATTTCCATCACTATAAAAAGGATCAGCTGACCAGTGACCCCCTAAACCTGGATCGGATTATAGGGGAGAGCCCGCAGATGAGAACCTGTTATGAACTGGTGGCTGACGCGGCAAGATCCGATGCCAACATCCTCATTAACGGCGAAACGGGTACCGGCAAGGAACTCTTTGCCCGGACAATTCACGATAACTCGGCCCGTGCCAGCAGAGAGTTTGTCGTAGTCGACTGTGCCTCCCTAACCGAAACCCTCATTGAAAGCACCCTCTTTGGCTATGTCAAAGGTGCCTTCACCGGGGCCCAGACCGACAAAAAGGGCCTGATTCCGCTCGCCGACAAGGGCACCCTCTTCCTGGACGAAATCGGTGAGCTCCCCATCTCGGTGCAAAAATCTCTTCTTAGGGTCCTCCAGGAACGCAGCTACAGACCGGTGGGAGAATCACGCGAATACACAAGCGATTTTCGCCTCATTGCCGCAACAAACAGAGATTTGAAGATCATGGCGGCAGAAGGAGATTTCCGCCAGGATCTGCTCTATCGCATACACACCATCCAGTTCTGTCTCCCCCCCCTGCGGAGAAGAACAGGCGATATACGTGAACTCACCAAATTCAAACTACAGCAGCTCAGTGAGCAGTATCAACTTGAAGCAAAGGCAGTCAACTCCGATTTTTATGAGGTACTGAACAACTACGACTGGCCGGGCAATGTCCGCCAGCTGTTCAACGTCATTGAACGAGCATTTATTGCCGCAGGTAATAGCGAAACCATATACCTCATGCATCTCCCCCCCGACCTGCGCGTCAGCATGGCCAGGTCAAATCTGGAGAAGAAAGAACAGCCAGCCCCCGCAGAGGATGCTCCTCAACAGGGATCGACGGCAAGAGCGCAGGACGCTGAACTAGCCATGGATACACTGCCAACCCTTAAGGTTTTCAAGGATGAGACAGAAAAAAAATACCTAGAGGAACTGACGAAAAGATACCTGGATAATACCCATGAATGCCTTAAAATTTCGGGCCTCTCCAGGTCACACTTCTACGCCCTCCTCAAAAAACATAATATTCAGCCATAG
- a CDS encoding FAD-linked oxidase C-terminal domain-containing protein, translating into MSNSKLAKEFAAIVGAKNVLHTESDLHTYSYDSAVLTPSVPALVVKPCTTEEIGPVTRLCNDLGLPVTVRGAGTNLSGGTIPHPGGVVLLTNGLNKILEINEEDLYAVVEPGVVTAQFANEVAKRNLFYPPDPGSQAVSTLAGNVAENAGGLRGLKYGVTKDYVMGIDFYDVNGDLIKSGSRTVKCVTGYNLTGLMIASEGTLGIFSNIILKLVPPPKASKAMMAVFDDIDKASEAVAGIIASHIVPCTLELLDNAVIRYVEDYTKAGLPTDAQGILLIEVDGHPAEVAEDAEKIVKLCKKIGATYVQAAETAAERESLWTARRNALPALARARPTTVLEDATVPRSQIPAMIRGVNNIAKKHNLSIGTFGHAGDGNLHPTILCDRRDKKEFARVEEAIDEIFDVALSLKGTLSGEHGIGIAKSKWMEKETSRATLDYSLNMKKAIDPKGILNPGKIIGG; encoded by the coding sequence ATGTCCAATTCCAAATTAGCCAAAGAGTTTGCGGCAATCGTTGGTGCAAAAAACGTGTTGCACACGGAGAGCGATCTCCATACCTACTCATACGACTCGGCAGTACTTACCCCGTCGGTTCCTGCTCTGGTTGTCAAGCCCTGCACCACCGAGGAAATAGGTCCCGTAACCAGGCTCTGTAATGATCTTGGCCTTCCCGTCACCGTACGTGGTGCCGGCACCAACCTCTCGGGTGGAACAATTCCCCATCCCGGCGGAGTCGTTCTTCTCACCAATGGTCTGAACAAGATACTTGAGATTAACGAAGAGGATCTCTATGCCGTAGTAGAGCCCGGTGTAGTCACCGCTCAGTTTGCCAACGAGGTGGCAAAACGTAATCTCTTTTACCCGCCTGATCCAGGCAGTCAAGCCGTCTCCACCCTGGCCGGTAACGTCGCTGAGAATGCTGGTGGACTCCGGGGTCTCAAATACGGTGTCACCAAAGACTATGTAATGGGTATAGATTTCTATGACGTCAATGGCGATCTCATCAAATCCGGTTCCCGCACAGTCAAATGCGTAACAGGATATAATCTCACCGGTTTAATGATTGCCTCCGAGGGCACCCTCGGCATCTTCAGCAACATCATCCTTAAGCTTGTCCCACCCCCAAAGGCCTCCAAGGCTATGATGGCTGTTTTCGATGATATTGATAAGGCCTCAGAAGCTGTGGCTGGAATTATTGCAAGCCACATCGTTCCCTGTACCCTTGAGTTACTCGATAACGCTGTTATTCGTTATGTTGAAGACTACACCAAGGCCGGTCTACCAACCGATGCCCAGGGAATTTTGCTCATCGAGGTAGATGGCCATCCGGCAGAAGTTGCCGAAGATGCAGAAAAGATTGTTAAGCTCTGTAAAAAAATCGGTGCTACCTATGTTCAGGCGGCAGAAACTGCAGCGGAACGAGAAAGCCTCTGGACTGCACGTCGTAATGCCCTCCCCGCTCTGGCCCGAGCCCGCCCAACAACAGTACTTGAAGATGCTACGGTTCCCCGTAGCCAGATTCCTGCAATGATTCGTGGGGTTAATAATATTGCGAAAAAGCATAACCTTTCCATAGGCACCTTTGGCCACGCCGGTGACGGCAATCTTCACCCAACCATTCTCTGTGATCGCCGGGATAAAAAGGAATTTGCCCGAGTTGAAGAGGCAATTGATGAGATATTTGACGTTGCCCTTTCTCTAAAAGGCACCCTCTCTGGAGAGCACGGCATCGGTATCGCTAAGTCTAAATGGATGGAAAAAGAAACCTCAAGAGCTACTCTTGATTACTCACTAAACATGAAAAAAGCTATTGATCCCAAGGGAATCTTAAACCCCGGCAAGATCATTGGAGGTTAG
- a CDS encoding enoyl-ACP reductase FabI, giving the protein MGILTGKKILIAGIASERSIATGIADAMYQQGAELAFTYLNEKLKSRVEKVAERCGSTLLYPCDVASDEQIKDLFTDLAQEWPKFDGFVHAIGFAPKETLVGDYVNAVTREGFQVAHDISSYSFVAMAKEARPYLNEKSSLITLTYLGAERALPNYNVMGLAKASLEANVRYMAASLGREDIRVNAISAGPIRTLAAAGISNFRKMLTQFERAAAIKRCVTIEEVGGSAAFLASDLAAAVTGQVLHVDNGFSITTMPGTETEEE; this is encoded by the coding sequence ATGGGTATTTTAACAGGTAAGAAAATATTGATTGCGGGTATTGCAAGTGAGAGATCTATTGCAACTGGTATTGCGGATGCAATGTATCAACAGGGTGCGGAACTTGCCTTTACATACCTTAATGAAAAGTTGAAAAGCCGTGTGGAAAAAGTGGCGGAGCGTTGTGGCTCTACCCTGCTCTACCCCTGTGATGTTGCCTCCGATGAACAGATAAAGGATCTTTTTACCGATCTTGCTCAGGAGTGGCCAAAGTTTGATGGCTTTGTTCATGCAATCGGTTTTGCCCCTAAGGAGACCCTCGTCGGTGACTATGTGAATGCGGTTACCCGTGAAGGGTTTCAGGTAGCCCATGACATCAGCTCTTATAGCTTTGTTGCCATGGCTAAGGAGGCTCGTCCCTATCTTAATGAAAAATCTTCTCTGATAACTCTGACCTATCTTGGCGCTGAGCGGGCTTTGCCAAATTATAATGTCATGGGGCTTGCCAAGGCATCTCTGGAGGCCAATGTACGTTATATGGCTGCTAGCCTTGGCCGTGAGGATATTCGTGTCAATGCCATTTCAGCAGGGCCTATTCGTACCCTTGCTGCCGCGGGCATCTCAAATTTTCGTAAGATGCTGACTCAGTTCGAACGGGCAGCTGCTATCAAGCGTTGTGTAACCATTGAAGAGGTCGGTGGTAGCGCGGCCTTTCTGGCAAGTGATTTGGCTGCAGCGGTGACCGGTCAGGTCCTGCATGTTGATAATGGCTTTTCCATTACCACAATGCCAGGTACGGAGACAGAGGAGGAGTAG
- a CDS encoding L-lactate permease: MSVGILALVALVPLMLALVLMVGLRWPATKAMPVAWLSCVIGGIAVWQLPAAYVAALTLQGLVTAIGILIIVFGAIIILYTLQYSGGMETIQYGFQNITRDRRIQVLIIGYMFAAFIEGAAGFGTPAALAAPLLLSLGFPPLCAVVMCLVFNSFPVTFGAVGTPVVLGFSYLTGMVDEAVLVGAPGVNFTSMEGFNQLVTQWSTLMHLPMIFILPIFMLGFMTRYFGKNRKWSEGFAAWKFCIFSAVAFSVPYLLTAWLVGPEFPSLIGGLVGLGIVVFGAKNNFCMPKKSWDFGPASEWDKEWTGLVSADNAGEFKAHMSQLRAWAPYILIGLILVVTRIPSLGLKGILAGVSIPFTDILGFESVDASIKYLYLPGTIPFALVAILTIFLHRMPAAKAAIAWKEAISKMKSPAIALFFSVSIVSIFKGSGIVDAALNPNNYPSMPLALAEAVSGLAGQTWPMFAAFVGGLGSFITGSNTVSDLLFAEFQWGVASSLNLPHQIIIAAQGVGGAMGNMICIHNIVAVCAVAGLSGMEGAILKRTALPFLVYGLVVGIMVYLLSFVFFPGVF, translated from the coding sequence ATGTCCGTAGGAATTTTAGCCCTTGTGGCGCTCGTCCCCCTCATGCTGGCCCTGGTGCTCATGGTCGGCCTCCGTTGGCCTGCCACCAAGGCTATGCCCGTTGCCTGGCTCTCCTGTGTTATTGGAGGAATCGCAGTCTGGCAACTTCCCGCGGCCTATGTCGCGGCCCTCACACTCCAGGGACTCGTCACAGCAATAGGTATTCTTATTATTGTTTTTGGTGCGATTATCATCCTCTACACCCTGCAGTACAGTGGTGGCATGGAAACCATTCAATATGGCTTCCAAAATATTACCCGTGATCGCCGTATCCAAGTGCTTATCATTGGTTATATGTTTGCAGCCTTTATTGAAGGTGCAGCAGGCTTTGGTACCCCGGCAGCCCTTGCCGCACCACTGCTCTTAAGTCTTGGTTTTCCCCCACTCTGTGCGGTGGTCATGTGCCTTGTCTTTAACTCCTTCCCAGTAACCTTCGGAGCTGTTGGTACCCCTGTTGTTCTTGGTTTTAGTTATCTCACAGGTATGGTGGATGAAGCAGTTCTAGTGGGCGCTCCCGGAGTAAATTTCACCTCCATGGAGGGCTTTAACCAGCTTGTTACCCAGTGGTCTACCCTGATGCACCTGCCCATGATTTTCATCCTTCCCATCTTTATGCTCGGCTTTATGACCCGCTACTTCGGTAAAAACCGCAAGTGGAGTGAAGGATTTGCCGCTTGGAAGTTCTGTATTTTCTCCGCCGTAGCCTTTTCCGTTCCCTACCTCCTGACAGCATGGCTGGTAGGCCCGGAATTTCCTTCCCTTATCGGTGGTCTTGTTGGACTTGGCATCGTTGTTTTTGGCGCTAAAAATAATTTCTGTATGCCTAAGAAAAGCTGGGATTTCGGTCCCGCATCGGAGTGGGATAAAGAGTGGACAGGTCTTGTCAGCGCCGATAATGCAGGTGAATTCAAAGCCCATATGAGCCAGCTCCGGGCCTGGGCCCCATATATTCTCATTGGCCTCATTCTTGTCGTAACCCGTATCCCATCCCTCGGCCTGAAAGGGATACTTGCAGGCGTTTCTATTCCCTTTACCGATATCCTCGGTTTTGAGTCCGTTGACGCCAGCATAAAGTACCTCTATCTTCCAGGAACCATCCCCTTTGCTCTGGTGGCCATCCTTACCATCTTCCTCCACAGAATGCCCGCCGCCAAGGCAGCTATTGCCTGGAAGGAGGCTATTAGCAAGATGAAGAGCCCGGCCATTGCCCTCTTCTTCTCTGTTTCCATCGTCTCCATCTTCAAGGGTTCCGGAATCGTTGATGCTGCCCTGAATCCAAATAACTACCCATCAATGCCTCTGGCACTTGCCGAGGCGGTTTCCGGACTGGCAGGACAGACCTGGCCGATGTTTGCCGCATTTGTTGGCGGTCTCGGTTCTTTTATCACCGGCTCCAATACGGTTTCCGATCTTCTCTTTGCAGAATTTCAGTGGGGCGTAGCATCCAGCCTTAATCTCCCTCATCAAATCATCATTGCTGCCCAGGGCGTTGGCGGAGCAATGGGTAATATGATCTGCATCCATAACATTGTGGCAGTATGTGCTGTGGCTGGACTCTCTGGCATGGAGGGCGCAATCCTTAAACGTACAGCCTTACCCTTCCTTGTCTACGGCCTGGTTGTCGGAATTATGGTCTACCTTCTGTCATTTGTCTTCTTTCCAGGAGTCTTTTAG
- a CDS encoding hybrid sensor histidine kinase/response regulator has product MKNYLFFILLLTIIPSLAMAEGVKKNVLFLNSYQNGYAWSDKIVEGARDVFSKSGMPIELHIEYMDTKRFNSPEYLSNISKHYSLKYRDYTFSAIIVSDNNALDFMLRHHDNLFPGVPVIFCGINNFKPQLLEKKMNYAGVLESPDIKENIRLALRFQPHLKKFVVIGNSSVTSQAIMAEIDKAGKSFKGEIIFDYWVDYSLADLLFKIRNLQEDEVVFYTPFYTESHHEAYSAEEILNIIYQNSPVMTFTVWQFLLGHGTVGGKLVSGHDQGQQAANIAINLFQTGSFPTERIMPSPIERYMFDDKVLKKFKINKKLLPTGSTVINGPTSFYKLNKRFFWTIIVSLVTLTFILVLLIISVLQRRRVEKEIKAQLSFQEILMNTIPLLVFWKDKNQKYLGANRSFTDFFGLGNPQTIIGSNDRKLQLDMDFARHAATWDREVIESGHPRLRISWTVSNGKGKPIWLEINKVPLYDGGGRVMGTLSTAQDITRRISLEKQLLQSQKMEAVGTLVGGISHDFNNILTSIMNSVELAITDIEKESMTWTDLDRARKAAYRGSRLVKQILTFSRLSQEGFKPTNIIEVIRETIDFITSSLPKNIDIQCQLPTDTPLIMADPTQIQQIIMNLCTNSFQSLRARGGTIRLSLKQIELEEEAAQLIGVSAGRYLNVEIRDNGPGIHADIINKIFDPFFTTKGKTEGTGLGLAVVHGLIKGHNGAITVSSLPNIRTSFEIYLPIKEIDNELKIKNHDLLPVGDEHILFIEDDQEQLETTPRILKTLGYKITTASSPNAAYKLITDAPKYFHLVVSDYDMPEMNGIELAKKVEKIAPHIPFMIVSGRRNITEYAAKAPNVINVLMKPYSKTALATTIRQAIAKSEFSNE; this is encoded by the coding sequence ATGAAAAATTATCTCTTCTTTATACTACTCCTCACAATCATCCCCTCCCTGGCCATGGCCGAGGGGGTGAAAAAGAATGTACTCTTCCTCAACTCCTACCAAAACGGCTACGCCTGGTCAGATAAAATCGTTGAAGGTGCCCGGGATGTCTTTAGCAAAAGCGGAATGCCCATCGAACTCCACATTGAATATATGGACACAAAGAGGTTCAATAGCCCTGAATACTTAAGCAATATAAGCAAACACTACAGCCTTAAATACAGGGACTATACCTTCTCAGCCATAATTGTTTCTGATAACAACGCCCTTGATTTTATGCTTCGCCATCACGACAATCTCTTCCCGGGGGTTCCCGTTATCTTCTGTGGTATAAATAACTTCAAACCACAGTTACTTGAAAAGAAGATGAACTATGCCGGTGTTCTTGAAAGCCCTGATATAAAAGAAAACATACGACTGGCATTAAGATTCCAGCCTCACCTAAAAAAGTTTGTTGTCATTGGCAACAGCTCGGTCACATCCCAGGCGATCATGGCAGAAATAGATAAGGCGGGAAAATCCTTTAAAGGAGAGATCATCTTTGACTATTGGGTCGACTACTCCCTGGCCGACCTCCTCTTTAAAATCAGAAATTTGCAAGAAGATGAGGTTGTTTTCTATACCCCCTTTTACACAGAGTCACACCATGAGGCCTACTCTGCCGAGGAGATCCTCAACATAATTTACCAAAACAGCCCGGTGATGACCTTTACAGTTTGGCAGTTCTTACTGGGCCATGGCACCGTAGGCGGAAAACTAGTCTCAGGACATGACCAGGGCCAACAGGCTGCCAATATTGCAATTAATCTATTCCAAACCGGGTCCTTCCCTACTGAACGCATCATGCCCTCCCCCATCGAGCGCTACATGTTTGACGACAAGGTACTGAAAAAATTCAAGATAAACAAAAAACTCCTTCCCACGGGAAGCACTGTTATCAATGGTCCAACATCCTTCTATAAGCTGAACAAACGATTCTTCTGGACAATTATAGTCTCGTTGGTCACCCTCACCTTCATCCTTGTCCTCCTTATCATCTCAGTCCTGCAACGACGTAGGGTAGAAAAGGAAATTAAGGCCCAACTCTCCTTCCAGGAAATTTTAATGAACACCATCCCCCTCCTGGTTTTCTGGAAGGATAAAAATCAAAAATATCTTGGGGCCAATAGATCCTTCACCGATTTTTTTGGCCTGGGGAATCCCCAAACTATCATCGGCTCCAACGACCGGAAACTACAACTGGATATGGACTTTGCCAGACACGCAGCCACCTGGGATCGAGAGGTAATAGAGTCCGGCCATCCCCGTTTACGCATCAGCTGGACGGTCAGCAATGGCAAGGGCAAACCCATCTGGCTGGAGATCAACAAGGTACCTCTCTACGATGGAGGAGGACGGGTCATGGGGACACTCTCAACTGCCCAGGACATCACCCGCCGAATCAGCCTTGAAAAACAGCTGCTCCAGTCGCAAAAAATGGAGGCAGTGGGCACCTTGGTTGGTGGAATATCTCATGATTTCAACAACATTCTCACTTCTATCATGAACTCTGTTGAACTTGCCATCACCGATATCGAAAAAGAGTCCATGACATGGACAGATCTGGATAGAGCAAGAAAAGCAGCATATCGGGGAAGCCGACTGGTAAAGCAGATTTTAACCTTTAGCCGCCTCTCCCAGGAGGGTTTTAAACCCACCAATATTATAGAGGTCATCCGAGAAACAATCGATTTTATAACCTCTTCCCTGCCAAAAAATATCGACATCCAATGCCAGTTACCAACGGATACCCCGCTAATAATGGCTGATCCCACCCAGATTCAACAGATCATCATGAATCTTTGCACCAACTCCTTCCAATCCCTCCGGGCCCGGGGAGGCACAATCAGACTTTCTCTGAAGCAGATAGAGCTTGAAGAGGAAGCGGCACAGCTCATAGGGGTCTCTGCCGGCAGATACCTAAACGTTGAAATCCGCGATAACGGTCCCGGCATCCACGCGGATATAATTAATAAAATATTCGATCCCTTTTTTACCACCAAGGGAAAGACGGAGGGAACAGGTCTGGGCCTTGCCGTTGTCCATGGCCTGATAAAAGGCCACAACGGAGCCATTACCGTTTCAAGTCTACCCAACATTCGTACCAGCTTTGAAATCTATCTACCGATAAAAGAGATTGATAATGAACTGAAGATAAAGAACCATGATCTTCTCCCAGTAGGCGATGAGCATATTCTCTTTATCGAGGATGACCAGGAACAGCTTGAGACAACTCCGAGAATTCTCAAAACCCTTGGCTACAAAATAACCACGGCAAGTTCCCCCAATGCCGCCTATAAGCTCATCACAGACGCCCCCAAGTACTTCCATCTGGTGGTTTCCGATTACGATATGCCGGAGATGAACGGCATAGAACTTGCTAAAAAAGTAGAAAAAATTGCCCCACACATACCCTTTATGATTGTTTCAGGGCGACGAAATATCACCGAGTATGCGGCCAAGGCCCCCAATGTCATAAATGTCCTTATGAAGCCCTATAGCAAAACAGCCCTGGCCACCACCATACGCCAGGCCATTGCAAAATCGGAGTTTTCCAATGAATAA